A portion of the Terriglobales bacterium genome contains these proteins:
- a CDS encoding thiazole synthase, producing the protein MDELVIAGRAFNSRLIVGTGKYKNGEQTRRAIDASGAEIVTVAVRRVNLDRTKESLLDFIDPQRYFLLPNTAGCYTADEAIRTAMLGREVGLSEWVKVEVIGDQKTLFPDVQATIEATRTLVKEGFTVLPYTSDDVVVAKRLLDAGASAIMPLGAPIGSGLGIQNSATIRILREMIIDIPLIVDAGVGTASDATVAMELGADAVLMNTAIANAEDPVLMAEAMQHAVIAGRSAYLAGRMPKKLYATASSPLEGVVR; encoded by the coding sequence ATGGACGAACTGGTCATTGCCGGACGCGCCTTCAATTCGCGCCTCATCGTCGGAACGGGAAAATACAAGAATGGCGAGCAGACGCGTCGCGCGATCGACGCGTCTGGCGCGGAGATCGTCACTGTTGCTGTGCGACGAGTGAATCTTGACCGCACTAAAGAGTCTTTACTCGACTTCATCGATCCTCAGCGTTACTTTCTCTTGCCGAATACCGCAGGTTGTTACACCGCCGATGAAGCCATCCGAACGGCGATGCTTGGTCGCGAAGTGGGCTTATCAGAGTGGGTGAAGGTTGAAGTGATCGGCGATCAGAAAACTCTGTTTCCCGATGTGCAGGCGACCATCGAAGCCACGCGCACTCTGGTGAAAGAAGGATTCACGGTTCTTCCTTACACCTCCGATGATGTAGTGGTCGCAAAAAGACTGCTTGACGCCGGGGCCAGCGCAATCATGCCCTTGGGAGCACCGATCGGTAGTGGTCTCGGCATTCAGAATTCCGCGACCATTCGCATTTTGCGCGAGATGATCATCGACATTCCTCTCATCGTTGATGCCGGCGTCGGCACAGCATCGGACGCGACCGTTGCCATGGAGCTTGGAGCTGACGCCGTCTTGATGAATACCGCAATCGCGAATGCCGAAGATCCGGTGCTTATGGCTGAAGCTATGCAGCACGCGGTGATCGCTGGTCGCAGCGCTTATTTAGCTGGACGCATGCCGAAGAAGCTGTATGCTACTGCGAGTTCACCTCTCGAAGGCGTAGTTCGCTAA
- a CDS encoding putative glycoside hydrolase, which produces MNSASPSRLLRFIPLLAFICAINFGCSTTSAATPQASAQATPASEQKTASTQALPPNTISYTPEKAEPVSAIAHHFLSQSSLMLAAELEDQIRETNHLAPKQLYVKKGQTLLIPTIEPQPVVEHSVPMAKDEEVRAIYLTGAMAASAKGIAIVKHWHDVGGNAVVFDIKDSDGTLNVAFEHPLAPHNRRAIPNLPKYVRFLHSMNMHAIARIALFRDEHIARDHSELAVRSRSTGQPWRENGKLVWTDSSNPKVQEYDIELAKWVAKSGADEIQFDYVRFPAEGNQADAKFYFQTAHPDWKRADVIADFLDRAYQQLHPEGVLVSLDVFGIMAWQRNVDLNHTGQDITRMAKYCDVISPMIYPSHFFGMDGYKAPGDAPEHFIGESMDRFAVITAPTGTVLRPWLQAFAWRTKTYSPDYIMRQVSTSRDRGGIGFLFWNARNDYSKPYIAMPLMREHADKYFGKRPAPAVAEAALKAQSKQAKATLKLAKATQAPVTGK; this is translated from the coding sequence ATGAACTCCGCTTCCCCCTCACGCCTCCTGCGGTTTATCCCGCTTCTAGCCTTTATTTGCGCGATCAACTTTGGCTGCAGCACCACCAGCGCCGCGACGCCGCAAGCCTCGGCTCAGGCGACTCCGGCTTCGGAACAGAAGACGGCAAGCACACAAGCTCTGCCGCCAAACACAATTTCTTATACGCCCGAGAAAGCGGAGCCGGTCAGCGCGATTGCGCACCACTTTCTATCGCAGTCGTCGCTAATGCTCGCGGCCGAACTCGAAGACCAGATTCGTGAGACGAATCACCTCGCTCCGAAACAGCTCTATGTAAAGAAGGGCCAGACGCTCCTGATTCCGACCATCGAACCACAGCCCGTGGTTGAGCACTCGGTTCCAATGGCAAAGGATGAGGAAGTTCGCGCGATTTATTTGACTGGCGCAATGGCGGCAAGCGCGAAGGGAATCGCAATCGTTAAGCATTGGCATGATGTCGGCGGGAACGCGGTTGTATTCGATATTAAGGACAGCGATGGCACGCTGAATGTCGCCTTCGAGCATCCACTGGCGCCGCACAATCGGCGCGCCATTCCGAATTTGCCCAAGTACGTCCGTTTTTTGCACTCGATGAACATGCATGCAATTGCTCGCATCGCGCTCTTCCGCGACGAGCACATCGCGCGCGATCACTCTGAACTGGCCGTTCGCTCACGTTCCACAGGTCAGCCCTGGCGCGAAAACGGCAAGCTGGTTTGGACCGACAGCTCGAATCCTAAAGTTCAGGAATACGACATCGAATTGGCGAAGTGGGTGGCGAAGTCCGGCGCTGATGAAATTCAGTTCGACTACGTTCGTTTTCCCGCAGAGGGAAACCAGGCGGACGCGAAGTTCTACTTTCAGACCGCGCATCCTGACTGGAAGCGCGCAGACGTAATCGCCGACTTCCTCGATCGCGCCTATCAGCAGCTTCACCCTGAGGGTGTGCTGGTTTCGCTCGATGTGTTTGGAATCATGGCCTGGCAGCGCAACGTCGATCTGAACCACACCGGACAGGACATCACGCGCATGGCGAAGTACTGCGATGTGATCTCGCCCATGATCTATCCGTCACACTTCTTCGGCATGGACGGTTACAAAGCCCCAGGTGACGCGCCCGAGCACTTCATCGGCGAGTCAATGGACCGCTTTGCTGTGATCACAGCCCCGACAGGCACGGTACTGCGTCCGTGGCTGCAGGCATTCGCATGGCGCACCAAGACGTATTCGCCGGATTACATCATGCGCCAGGTAAGCACGTCGCGTGATCGCGGCGGCATCGGATTCCTGTTTTGGAACGCCCGCAACGATTACTCCAAGCCGTATATCGCGATGCCGCTGATGAGAGAGCACGCTGACAAATACTTCGGCAAGCGTCCGGCTCCGGCTGTTGCCGAGGCGGCTTTGAAAGCACAATCGAAGCAGGCTAAGGCGACCCTTAAACTGGCAAAGGCGACGCAAGCTCCGGTCACTGGAAAATAA
- a CDS encoding AAA family ATPase: MKTGLNTALDPTRRGSEAEEFERNLRRRIVGQDDAIQKMTEIYQMFLAGLNPPGRPVGNLLFLGPTGTGKTRVVEAVAETLFGDARACIKIDCAEFQHSHEIAKLIGSPPGYLGHRETHPLLTQEALNQWHTEKLRLSLLLFDEIEKASDSLWQLLLGILDKATLTLGDNRRVDLSQCVIVMTSNLGAGEMSELITGGLGFGQKPSQVDARLDDKITRTATEAARRKFSPEFMNRIDKTVVFKTLKPEHLEQILEIELGMVQQRILQATGNAQFVFSCTSRVKKFLLQEGTDNKYGARHLKRAIEKNVVFPLANLVATGQLKLGDFVRIDMQDGRLSFVKEAEGALVPVLLEKYGQEIGTAASASARGARTAAAKRDFGPSSLLDK; this comes from the coding sequence ATGAAAACCGGTCTAAATACCGCGCTCGACCCCACCCGACGGGGGTCGGAAGCTGAAGAATTTGAAAGAAATCTCCGCCGCAGGATCGTTGGTCAAGACGATGCCATCCAGAAAATGACCGAAATCTACCAGATGTTTTTGGCGGGGCTGAATCCTCCAGGACGTCCGGTAGGCAACCTTCTCTTTCTTGGGCCTACAGGCACGGGCAAAACGCGCGTAGTCGAAGCTGTCGCTGAGACGCTCTTCGGAGACGCACGAGCCTGCATCAAGATCGACTGCGCCGAGTTTCAACACAGCCACGAGATTGCCAAGCTTATCGGCTCGCCTCCAGGATACCTTGGACATCGCGAAACCCATCCGTTGTTGACTCAAGAGGCGCTGAATCAATGGCATACGGAAAAGCTCCGGCTCTCGCTGTTGCTGTTCGACGAGATTGAGAAGGCGAGCGACTCACTTTGGCAGTTGCTGCTGGGAATCCTTGATAAGGCGACACTTACGCTCGGTGATAACCGCCGTGTCGATCTCTCACAATGCGTGATCGTCATGACGTCGAACCTGGGTGCAGGCGAGATGAGTGAGCTGATCACCGGCGGGCTCGGATTCGGACAGAAGCCAAGCCAAGTCGATGCCAGGCTCGACGACAAAATCACCCGCACCGCGACCGAAGCTGCGCGACGGAAGTTCTCGCCCGAGTTCATGAACCGCATCGACAAGACGGTTGTCTTCAAGACGCTCAAGCCTGAGCACCTGGAGCAGATCCTCGAAATCGAACTGGGCATGGTTCAGCAGAGAATCCTGCAGGCCACCGGCAACGCGCAGTTTGTATTTAGCTGCACGTCTCGGGTAAAGAAGTTCCTGCTGCAGGAAGGCACCGATAATAAATACGGCGCTCGCCACCTGAAGCGCGCAATCGAGAAGAATGTCGTGTTCCCATTAGCGAACCTGGTTGCGACTGGGCAGCTTAAGCTCGGAGACTTCGTCCGCATCGACATGCAGGACGGAAGACTCTCATTCGTGAAAGAAGCCGAAGGTGCATTGGTTCCCGTTCTGCTCGAAAAGTATGGACAGGAGATTGGAACAGCAGCAAGCGCTTCAGCTCGGGGAGCAAGAACCGCTGCAGCAAAGCGCGACTTCGGACCATCGAGTCTGCTCGATAAGTAA
- a CDS encoding DUF3467 domain-containing protein produces the protein MPPVPQPPNVKLTATNDYRESYSNSVQVRVSVWDFFLAFGTLRAQTPNEVEVANFQGIYLSPQQAKALLMILQQNVSQYESAFGEIKLDPQFAQQGPVN, from the coding sequence GTGCCGCCAGTACCACAGCCGCCAAATGTGAAACTCACCGCCACCAACGATTATCGCGAGAGCTATTCGAACAGCGTGCAAGTGCGGGTCAGCGTGTGGGATTTCTTTCTTGCCTTCGGAACACTCCGCGCACAAACGCCCAACGAAGTTGAGGTCGCAAACTTTCAGGGAATTTATCTCAGCCCGCAACAGGCGAAGGCGCTGCTGATGATTCTGCAGCAGAACGTTTCCCAATATGAAAGCGCCTTTGGAGAGATCAAGCTTGATCCGCAATTTGCGCAGCAAGGGCCGGTGAATTAG
- a CDS encoding DUF962 domain-containing protein: MKDSQFSTYDEFFAFYLEQHSKAGNRVMHACGTILGLAVFVIALATGHYVWALLWIPIAYGFAWTGHFLIEGNKPATFGHPWWSFISDFRMLGLMLSGRLTRKGKT, translated from the coding sequence ATGAAAGATTCTCAGTTCTCCACCTACGACGAGTTCTTCGCGTTTTATCTCGAGCAGCACTCGAAAGCCGGCAACCGTGTCATGCATGCTTGCGGCACTATCCTTGGACTCGCCGTTTTTGTGATCGCTTTAGCGACTGGGCACTACGTTTGGGCTCTTCTTTGGATTCCCATTGCGTATGGCTTTGCGTGGACAGGTCACTTCCTGATTGAAGGGAATAAGCCTGCGACGTTTGGGCATCCCTGGTGGTCGTTCATCAGCGACTTCCGCATGCTGGGGCTAATGCTGAGTGGCCGACTCACGCGGAAAGGCAAAACATGA
- a CDS encoding sigma 54-interacting transcriptional regulator, translating to MPTTQTPRLVVHSGPLAQTVVSLEQEETTIGRGVANLVCIADPILSRQHCVITREDDQFLIRDLGSLHGTVVNGIPVTQHYLQHGDQVSLGSSVFSFFVHEGEARPQRSRAELEESADVQGSQTLLREDDAVYLKADSHTTNFAQGSRVARDLNTLLVISKNISKLRDHDSLAWELLGMIFDVVPADRGALLCFADDSDQIAWSAAWDRRRGPSVPVRVSKTIVARVFREQSALLMTNVSANTELKKSASFAELPVHSLLCAPLVISGRVAGVIYLDTQDARVRFDANHLQMLTAIASLASLALNNIGYLEELRQENRELRTQITIEHNMVGSSARMREVFEFIRRVAPTDATVLIQGESGTGKELVAHAVHTNSKRANAPFVPINCAAIAENLLESELFGYEKGAFTGAVAQKKGKIEAAAGGTLFLDEIGELALPLQAKLLRVLQQREFERVGGTKPIKVDLRLVAATNQDLEQAVEEGKFRKDLFYRLNVVAISMPPLRERREDILPLAEHFIGKTAKKCNTRAKPLSPEAKLSLANYDWPGNVRELENAIERALVLGATDSILVEDLPDAISETATHAGAPATKYAGAMKDTKRQVILQALQDANGSYIEAAKSLGLHPNSLLRLIRRLDLKLEVKRMSG from the coding sequence ATGCCGACCACGCAGACCCCCAGGCTCGTAGTTCATTCCGGACCACTCGCGCAGACGGTTGTTTCTCTGGAACAAGAGGAGACCACGATTGGCCGCGGAGTCGCAAATCTTGTCTGCATCGCCGATCCCATCCTCTCGCGCCAGCATTGCGTCATTACTCGCGAAGACGATCAGTTCCTGATTCGGGATCTTGGCAGCCTGCACGGCACAGTCGTGAACGGTATCCCGGTGACGCAGCATTATCTTCAACACGGCGATCAGGTCTCACTGGGAAGCTCGGTATTCAGCTTCTTCGTGCACGAAGGGGAAGCTCGCCCTCAACGCAGTCGCGCCGAACTCGAAGAATCTGCCGATGTACAGGGCTCACAAACGTTGCTTCGCGAAGACGACGCGGTTTATCTCAAGGCTGATTCGCACACTACAAACTTTGCGCAGGGCAGCCGCGTAGCCCGCGATCTGAATACGCTGCTCGTCATTTCCAAGAACATCAGCAAACTGCGCGATCACGACTCGCTGGCGTGGGAACTTCTGGGCATGATTTTTGACGTGGTACCCGCTGATCGGGGAGCTCTTCTCTGTTTCGCCGATGACTCCGACCAGATCGCATGGTCTGCCGCATGGGATCGGCGTCGGGGTCCGAGTGTTCCGGTTCGCGTGAGCAAAACCATTGTCGCTCGCGTTTTCCGCGAGCAGAGCGCGTTGCTGATGACGAATGTCTCCGCCAATACGGAGTTGAAAAAGAGCGCCAGCTTCGCAGAGTTACCGGTGCATTCGCTACTGTGCGCTCCACTTGTGATTTCGGGCCGGGTGGCGGGCGTGATCTACCTCGATACGCAAGATGCTCGCGTACGCTTCGACGCAAACCATCTGCAAATGCTTACGGCTATCGCCAGCCTCGCCAGTCTCGCCCTCAACAACATCGGCTATTTGGAAGAGCTGCGGCAGGAGAATCGCGAGCTGCGAACCCAGATCACCATCGAGCACAATATGGTGGGATCGAGTGCCCGCATGCGCGAGGTCTTCGAATTCATTCGTCGAGTCGCGCCCACCGATGCAACCGTTTTGATCCAGGGCGAGAGCGGCACCGGAAAAGAACTGGTCGCGCATGCCGTTCACACCAACAGCAAACGAGCGAATGCCCCATTCGTGCCCATCAACTGCGCTGCTATTGCTGAAAATCTGCTGGAGAGTGAGCTCTTCGGATACGAAAAAGGAGCATTCACCGGCGCGGTTGCGCAGAAGAAAGGAAAGATCGAAGCGGCTGCGGGAGGAACGTTATTTCTCGATGAAATCGGTGAGCTTGCGCTCCCGCTGCAGGCAAAGTTGCTGCGCGTTTTGCAACAGCGCGAATTTGAGCGTGTCGGCGGAACCAAGCCGATCAAGGTTGACCTGCGCCTGGTCGCGGCAACCAATCAGGATCTTGAGCAAGCGGTTGAAGAAGGCAAGTTTCGCAAAGACCTTTTTTATCGCCTAAACGTTGTGGCAATCTCGATGCCTCCGTTGCGCGAGCGTCGCGAAGACATCCTGCCTTTGGCGGAACACTTCATCGGCAAGACCGCCAAGAAGTGCAACACGCGCGCGAAACCTCTCTCGCCTGAAGCAAAGCTGAGCTTGGCGAACTATGACTGGCCCGGCAACGTGCGTGAACTGGAGAACGCAATCGAACGCGCCCTCGTACTCGGAGCCACGGATTCTATTTTGGTAGAGGACCTTCCCGATGCGATCTCCGAGACAGCCACACACGCCGGCGCCCCTGCCACAAAATACGCAGGCGCAATGAAGGACACGAAACGCCAAGTGATTTTGCAGGCGCTACAGGACGCAAACGGCAGCTACATCGAAGCCGCGAAATCGCTTGGGCTGCACCCAAATTCTTTACTGCGATTGATTCGCCGTCTCGATTTGAAACTCGAAGTGAAGCGCATGAGCGGATAG
- a CDS encoding glycosyltransferase yields MRKLARAPNPQIGNLQWFALIFCAIFLLHAPLLRLPYFWDEAGYYIPAAYEFFTSGHLIPHSVPSNAHPPLPAIYLALWWKLSAFKPAVTRTAMLLVAAFALLAVYSLARLLSSNAVAFAVLLCTSIYPVWFAQSSLAHSDLPAAALVLWGFLFYFRSLPREASVSAGANATASGVSKPLLGSLVAASVFFTLGALCKETAIVSPLALAAYDAVAAFHPDKPRERGWYMRPALLAISIVPLALWFAYHRVRTGFFFGNPEFFAYNVSGTLTPLRIAISLLLRLWQMLGYMNMWLLTLATIWAMRYPALMESDGTERRRIGLGAQYRIAAVLCANLVLFSFVGGAVLARYLLPTYPLVLLIGVSTLRRRIPEWKLGVALVIAGFVLGLFSNPFGYIPPEDNLSYRNYVILHKQAADYLQQHDPHARVLTAWTATDELTKPFLGYVHQPMQVVKIEDFSMQQIESARMAGGQYDAALLFSTKQEPSASLLDRWPWWERISRKYFGFHRDIPPEVAAEMLGGRIVWERRRGQQWAAIVSFDRVENAAVCDRGLSFCHSEPLLLR; encoded by the coding sequence ATGCGAAAGCTTGCGCGAGCGCCCAATCCACAGATCGGCAATCTGCAGTGGTTCGCGTTGATTTTCTGCGCGATTTTTCTGCTCCATGCGCCGCTGCTGCGCCTTCCGTACTTTTGGGATGAAGCCGGATACTACATTCCCGCAGCGTATGAGTTCTTCACCTCTGGACATTTGATTCCGCACTCCGTGCCGAGCAACGCTCATCCACCGCTGCCGGCGATATATCTCGCGCTCTGGTGGAAGCTTTCGGCATTCAAACCCGCAGTCACACGCACAGCTATGCTGCTCGTGGCAGCTTTTGCGCTGCTGGCGGTGTACAGCTTAGCGAGACTTTTGAGCAGCAATGCCGTCGCGTTTGCCGTGCTGCTGTGTACTTCGATTTATCCAGTTTGGTTTGCGCAGAGTTCACTCGCGCATTCCGATTTGCCTGCGGCAGCGTTGGTGCTCTGGGGATTCCTCTTTTACTTCCGCAGCTTGCCTCGGGAAGCGTCTGTGTCGGCGGGAGCAAACGCGACGGCAAGCGGCGTCAGCAAACCTCTGCTTGGCTCACTTGTGGCTGCATCAGTGTTTTTTACTTTGGGTGCGCTGTGCAAGGAAACCGCAATCGTGAGTCCGTTAGCGCTGGCCGCCTACGATGCTGTGGCTGCATTTCATCCGGACAAACCGCGAGAACGCGGTTGGTATATGAGGCCAGCGCTGCTCGCCATCAGCATTGTCCCGCTGGCGCTCTGGTTCGCGTACCACCGCGTCCGCACGGGGTTCTTCTTCGGGAATCCAGAATTTTTCGCGTACAACGTGAGTGGTACGCTCACGCCCCTGCGCATCGCGATCTCCCTCTTGCTTCGGCTATGGCAGATGCTCGGATACATGAATATGTGGCTGCTGACGCTGGCGACCATCTGGGCCATGCGATATCCAGCCCTCATGGAAAGCGATGGAACGGAGCGGCGGCGCATTGGGCTTGGCGCGCAGTACCGGATTGCTGCAGTCCTTTGCGCAAATCTGGTTCTGTTCTCCTTCGTGGGAGGAGCTGTTTTAGCCCGGTATCTGTTGCCAACGTATCCGCTTGTTCTATTGATTGGAGTCTCCACTCTGCGGCGACGAATTCCAGAATGGAAATTGGGTGTTGCTCTTGTGATTGCGGGATTTGTACTCGGTCTATTCTCCAATCCGTTCGGCTACATTCCACCGGAGGACAATCTCAGTTATCGCAATTATGTCATCTTGCACAAACAAGCCGCGGATTATCTGCAGCAGCATGATCCGCATGCTCGAGTGCTGACGGCATGGACCGCCACCGACGAGCTGACGAAGCCATTCTTGGGGTACGTGCACCAACCGATGCAGGTTGTAAAAATTGAAGACTTCTCCATGCAACAGATCGAATCAGCGCGAATGGCTGGAGGCCAGTACGATGCCGCTCTGCTGTTTTCCACCAAGCAGGAGCCGAGTGCTTCGTTGCTCGATCGCTGGCCTTGGTGGGAGCGAATCAGCCGCAAATACTTCGGATTTCATCGAGACATCCCGCCGGAGGTCGCAGCGGAGATGCTCGGCGGCCGGATCGTGTGGGAGCGCAGAAGAGGTCAGCAGTGGGCTGCAATTGTTAGCTTTGATCGGGTGGAGAATGCGGCTGTTTGCGACAGAGGCTTATCTTTTTGTCATTCCGAACCGCTGCTGTTGCGGTGA